The genomic region TAAAAAAACACGGTATTGAATACATTGAAATAAATAATGAAGATTATAAGGATTCAATTAGTGAAAACATAAAAATAGAAATAATAAAAACAATTTATGATTCATTTAATTATAATATAAAAAGAAATCTTATATTAAACCCATATAAAGAGAATAACGGAAAACAAATAAAGAAATATCTAAATGTCTTTGAAAACCTAAGTGAAGTTATATTGAAAAACAAACAAATATTGAGCAATCTAATGGAGATAAAATTATTTGATTTATCAACATATAT from Caldisalinibacter kiritimatiensis harbors:
- a CDS encoding HD-GYP domain-containing protein, with protein sequence MNKGLIEGLKKHGIEYIEINNEDYKDSISENIKIEIIKTIYDSFNYNIKRNLILNPYKENNGKQIKKYLNVFENLSEVILKNKQILSNLMEIKLFDLSTYIHSWNVCILCIMLGVSLGLDNRELMNLAVGALLHDIGKLFIPEDVLFKKDKCICQVKNPPEFN